The following coding sequences lie in one Rutidosis leptorrhynchoides isolate AG116_Rl617_1_P2 chromosome 6, CSIRO_AGI_Rlap_v1, whole genome shotgun sequence genomic window:
- the LOC139854096 gene encoding uncharacterized protein, translating into MAKVDDSGSSSTQISKLDFGDPLYLHPSDISSTPLITIKLKGTENYKSWSCAMELALQTKNKMGFINGTLKRSEDNEVLGVQWDRCNVVVLSWILGSMTDELYNGQIYSKIASDVWKELKETYDKIDGSVIFNLYQKLNSITQGGSSVSDYYHNLNSLWKQYDTMVQLPSCDLTSSKAFKDHTSLIKLMQFLMGLDNIYQPIKSNILTRDLLPSVNTAFSIISREESHRKSNISNKKNTESSAFYTNSYKPNANQQFK; encoded by the coding sequence ATGGCTAAAGTTGATGATTCTGGTAGTAGTTCTACTCAGATTAGTAAACTGGACTTTGGAGATCCTCTTTATCTTCATCCAAGTGATATAAGTAGTACACCTTTAATTACTATTAAACTTAAAGGAACTGAAAACTATAAGTCTTGGTCTTGTGCAATGGAACTTGCTTTGCAAACAAAaaataaaatgggttttataaatggtACTTTAAAAAGAAGTGAAGATAATGAGGTTCTTGGAGTCCAGTGGGATAGATGTAATGTTGTGGTGTTGTCTTGGATTTTGGGTTCTATGACTGATGAACTTTACAATGGTCAAATTTATTCAAAAATTGCTTCTGATGTTTGGAAAGAACTAAAAGAAACCTATGATAAAATAGATGGGTCTGTGATATTCAATCTGTATCAAAAGCTGAATTCAATCACTCAAGGTGGTAGTTCTGTTTCAGACTACTATCACAATCTAAATTCTTTATGGAAACAATATGATACTATGGTACAACTTCCTAGTTGTGACCTTACTTCATCTAAAGCTTTTAAAGATCACACCAGTTTAATAAAACTCATGCAGTTTTTAATGGGATTAGATAATATTTACCAGCCAATCAAAAGTAACATACTTACCAGAGATCTACTGCCCTCAGTGAACACTGCTTTCTCTATTATTTCTAGAGAAGAATCACACAGGAAATCTAATATAAGTAATAAAAAGAATACTGAGTCATCTGCTTTTTACACTAACTCATACAAACCCAATGCTAATCAACAATTCAAATAA